From the Maioricimonas rarisocia genome, one window contains:
- a CDS encoding M20 family metallopeptidase: MTALDYAKELVAFESTSSLSNVPVSDYVEQTLRGLGFETERLEFEDRQGVRKASIVGKLGTGTGGMAYFSHTDVVPADDWFFHEHGPFEPTVKDDRLFGRGSCDMKGSLACMLAAAEQFRTAKLTHPVYITCTADEEVGYNGARQVASESALFAEMVEGKARGIVGEPTELEVVYAHKGVCGLVATSHGRAAHSSTNEGVNANLAMIPYLVEMKQIHDETESDPAWRNDEFQPPTMSWNIGINDHTRAVNITPPKSICTVYCRPMPGQDVSALIERARAKADECDIDFEVRAFGDALYIDPTSPFVGECLQLAQRSEPQTVSYGTDGAMLGALEQLVVLGPGSIAQAHTHDEWIALEQLQRGTDLYAKMIDTWCV; encoded by the coding sequence ACGCGAAAGAGCTCGTGGCCTTCGAGTCGACGAGCAGCCTCTCGAACGTGCCCGTTTCCGACTATGTCGAGCAGACGCTGCGCGGCCTCGGCTTCGAGACCGAGCGGCTCGAGTTCGAGGACCGGCAGGGGGTCCGCAAGGCGAGCATCGTCGGCAAGCTGGGGACCGGTACCGGAGGAATGGCTTACTTCTCCCATACGGACGTCGTGCCGGCCGATGACTGGTTCTTTCACGAGCACGGCCCGTTCGAGCCAACCGTGAAAGACGACCGGCTCTTCGGTCGAGGCAGCTGCGACATGAAAGGCTCTCTCGCCTGTATGCTGGCTGCCGCCGAACAGTTCCGCACCGCGAAACTCACGCATCCGGTTTACATCACCTGCACCGCCGACGAAGAGGTCGGGTACAACGGGGCCCGGCAGGTGGCGAGCGAGTCGGCCCTGTTTGCGGAGATGGTCGAAGGAAAGGCTCGCGGGATCGTCGGCGAGCCGACCGAGCTGGAAGTCGTTTACGCTCACAAGGGAGTCTGCGGTCTCGTCGCGACTTCACACGGCCGGGCTGCTCACTCGAGTACCAACGAAGGCGTGAACGCGAATCTGGCGATGATTCCCTACCTCGTCGAGATGAAGCAGATTCATGACGAGACCGAGAGCGATCCCGCCTGGCGCAACGACGAGTTCCAGCCTCCCACGATGAGCTGGAACATCGGCATCAACGATCACACCCGGGCCGTGAACATCACGCCTCCGAAGAGCATCTGCACCGTCTACTGCCGGCCGATGCCGGGACAGGACGTGTCCGCACTCATCGAGCGGGCCCGGGCGAAGGCGGACGAGTGCGACATCGACTTCGAGGTGCGGGCATTCGGTGATGCCTTGTACATCGATCCCACGTCACCATTCGTCGGCGAATGTCTGCAACTTGCGCAGCGCAGCGAACCGCAGACGGTTTCCTACGGCACGGATGGGGCGATGCTGGGAGCCCTCGAGCAACTCGTCGTTCTCGGACCTGGCAGCATTGCACAGGCTCACACCCACGACGAATGGATTGCACTCGAACAGCTTCAGCGGGGGACCGATCTCTACGCAAAGATGATCGACACCTGGTGCGTCTGA
- the groES gene encoding co-chaperone GroES, which translates to MAKKAASGGGIRIVPLGDKVVLKRQSASETTAGGIVLPDSAQDKPQKGEVVAVGDGHVRQDGTRVPLTVKEGDRVIFSSYAGDEIKIGDAEYLLMRESDILATY; encoded by the coding sequence ATGGCGAAGAAGGCCGCCTCGGGTGGGGGAATTCGGATCGTTCCCCTTGGCGACAAAGTGGTTCTGAAGCGGCAGTCTGCTTCGGAGACGACGGCTGGGGGCATCGTGCTGCCGGATTCCGCACAGGACAAACCTCAGAAGGGTGAGGTCGTGGCGGTCGGCGACGGACACGTCCGCCAGGATGGCACGCGCGTGCCGTTGACGGTCAAGGAAGGCGACCGCGTCATCTTCAGCTCCTACGCCGGCGACGAGATCAAGATCGGCGACGCGGAGTACCTGCTGATGCGCGAAA
- a CDS encoding ANTAR domain-containing protein, whose protein sequence is MSESARKVLILSGDLFFTSSLRSAAESAGFAAEIDAMPNAQRFVPKLASEEYSAVVIDLESPGLDVSKVIEALPAEPRPRTIAFGPHVQVARLEAARQAGCDHVVSRGQISANLATLLTGEA, encoded by the coding sequence ATGTCCGAATCTGCCCGGAAAGTCCTCATCCTCAGCGGGGATCTGTTCTTCACCTCGAGTCTGCGGTCGGCCGCCGAGTCGGCCGGCTTCGCTGCCGAGATCGACGCGATGCCCAACGCACAGCGATTCGTGCCGAAGCTGGCGAGCGAGGAGTATTCTGCCGTCGTGATTGATCTGGAGTCGCCCGGCCTGGACGTCAGCAAGGTGATCGAAGCGCTGCCGGCCGAGCCCCGGCCCCGCACGATTGCTTTCGGTCCCCACGTGCAGGTCGCGCGGTTGGAAGCGGCCCGCCAGGCGGGATGCGATCACGTCGTCTCGCGGGGACAGATCTCGGCAAATCTGGCGACGCTGCTGACTGGCGAGGCCTGA